The stretch of DNA CGGCGGGCGTACGTGTGGTGGGTGCTGGGCCGTCACCGTGAGGCGCTGGAGGACGTACGGCGGGCGATTCCCGTGCTGCGGCAGGCAGGTGACGTGATCTGGACGGCGCGGGCGCTGACGCTGCGGGCCACGGTGCACCTGGCGCTGGGCGCGGTGGAACGGGCGGACGCCGACTTCACCGCGGCGCAGGCGCTGTGGGACACCACCGGCCAGGAGCACGACAAGGCCGACGCCGTGGAGAGCCGGGGACTGGCGGCGTTCCGGCAGGGCGACATCCCGGCGGCGCTGCGGCTCCTCGACGAGGCCGAGGAGCAGTACGCCAAGCTCGGCACGCCGACGTTCATGCTGGACATCCGGCGCTGCGAGGTACTGATGGCGGCCGGTCTCGCCCCCGAGGCACTGGCCGGGGCGGACGCGGCGATCGCCGAACTGGACGGCATCGGCGGCCAGTCGACCCGCAAGGCGGAACTGCTGCTGGCCGCGGCGCGGGCGGCGCGGCTGGCGGACGACCCGCACACGGCGACCGCGCGCGCGGCGCTGGCCGTGCGGCTGTTCGCCGGGCAGCGGCGCACCTGGTGGGAGACGCACGCCCGGCTGGTGCTGATCGAGGCCCGGGTGGCCGACGGGCGCCGCTCGGGGCGGCTGGTCGCGGACGCCGCGGCGGTGGCCGAACGGCTGGCCTCCTTCGGCTCGCCTGCCGCGCCCGAGGCGTCGCTGCTGGCGGGCCGGATCGCGCTCGCCCTGGGCCGGCCGGCGGACGCCGAGAGCCATCTCGCCGTCGCCGCGCGCAGCCGGTGCGGCGGACCGCCGCTCGCCCGGATGACGGGCTGGGCGGCGCAGGCGCTGCGGGCGCGGGCGGCGGGTTCCCGCCGAGGTGTGCTGGAGGCGTGCCGACGCGGTCTCGACGTGCTCGACGACCACCGGATGACGCTGGGCGCCTCGGAGTTGCGTGCCCGGGCGACCGCTCAGGGCGCCGAACTGGCCGCGCTGGCACAGGAGTCGGCTCTCGCCTCCGGTGAGCCGCGGCGGCTGCTGGTGTGGAGCGAGCGCTGGCGGGCCACCGTGCTGTCCGCGCCGCCCACCCGGCCGCCCGCCGACCCGGCCCTGCTCAGCGGGCTGACCGCCTTCCGTGAGATCGCCGCCCGCGCGCAGGACGCCCGCCAGGACGGCCACCCGGTGCCCGCCCTGGAACGCGAACAGCGCCGTCTGGAGCGGGAGATCCGCTCCCGCACCCTGCGTCTGCGCGGCGACGCGCCGGGCGGCGGCGACCGGTTCGACCCCGGCCGGCTGCTGGCGCGGCTCGGGGAGGCGCGACTGGTCGAACTGGCCGTGCTGGACGGGCGGGTGCACGTGCTGCTGTGCGGCGGGGGGCGGGTACGGCGCTTCGAGGCCGGGCGGCTCGCGGACGCGGTGACGGAGGCCGAGCACGTGCAGGCGGGACTGCGGCGGCTGGCCCACCCGGGGGCGGCGGCCCGGCTGCCGCTGGTGGAGGCGGCGGGGCGCCGCCTGGAGGAGCTGCTGCTCGGCCCGGCCGCCCGGCATCTGGGCTCCGGGCCGGTCGTGGTGGTGCCGCCGGGCTCGCTGCACCGGGTGCCGTGGGCGCTGCTGCCGTCACTGCGGGAGCGGGTGCTGAGCGTGTCGCCGTCGGCGAGCAGCTGGCTGCGCGCCCACGAGACCGAACCGCCGCTGGGGGGCCGCCGGGTGCTGGTGCGCGGGCCGGGTCTGGCGACCGGGGGCGCGGAGGTGCCCGAACTCGCCGACCGCTACGGCACGCCGACCGTGCTGGAGGAGGCCGACGCGCACGTGTCGCGGGTGCTGCGGGAGCTGGACGGGGCCACGCTCGCGCACATCGCCGCGCACGGCGCCTTCCGCGCGGACAGCCCGCTGTTCTCGTCGCTGACGATGGCCGACGGCCCGCTCATCGTGCACGACTTCGAGCGTCTGGACCGCAGCCCGTACCGGATCATCCTGTCCTGCTGCGACACCGCCCGGTTCGCCTCAGTGGGCGCCGACGAACTCCTCGGCCTGGTCACGGCGTTGCTGCCGCTGGGCACCGCCGGGGTGGTGGCGTGCAGCGCCCCCGTCAACGACGAGGCGGTGGTTCCCCTGATGCTCGCCCTGCACAAGGGCCTGGACGCCGGACTCTCCCTGGCCGAGGCTCTGCGCGACGCACGGGCCGCGCTGCCGGACGACGCGACACACCAGGCGACGGGCTGGGCCTTCGCGGCATTCGGCGCGGCCTGAGACGGAGGAGGGGGCGGGCCGGGCACGAGGGCATGAGTGCTGGTCGGGTCGATCGCCGCCGCCCGTCGGCGTCCGGAACCTCACCATTCAACCCGGCGATCCGACGCCATCCGGCGGCGGCCCCTGGCGGAACTCTGCATTGTCATGTTTCCGCCATGCACGATCATTCCGGCGGTGCCGCGCCGCGTGCCACTCTCCGCGAGTGCCGGACGGGCAATCCCCGTCCGGTCCTTCCATGAGGAGAGGGGTACGAGTGCGCACATACTCCACACGCTCCACACGTGTGCGGCGGACCGTCCTGGCGGTGGCCACGGCGTGCATCGTCGCGGTGATCCAGACACCGTCCGCCGGTGCGGACCCAGGCCCGGCTCAGCCGCGGTCGTCGGACTCCGGCGCGGGCACACCCGGCGCCCACCGCCACGGAAAGGCCGACAAGGACCTCCCCGGGGCCCACAGAGCCCCGTCGAGCAAGGCAAGAGGCGCGGCCACCAAGGCCGGCGCCCGGGTGAGCTGGAGCCGGTACGGCACCCCGACCACGGTCGTGCCGGAGGGCGACGGCACCGCCCTGGCGAAGGGGCTGCCGGCCAAGCCCGAGCAGACCGCCCGAGCCTACCTGAAGGCCAACGCGGGCCTGTTCGGCATCCCGGCCGACCAGGTCGACGACCTCAAGCTGGTGTCGAGCACCCCGATCGGCAAGGGCGCCGCGGTGCTGCTCGCCCAGGAGGTGGACGGCAAGCCGTTCGGCCGGGACGGCCAGGTCTCCGTGGGTGTGGTCGACGGCACCGTGGTCAGCGTCACCGGCGCACTGGCACCGGTCACCGGCGCACCGAAGGCGGCGACCCTGTCGGAGCAGGACGCGATCAAGGCCGCGCTGGCCGATGTGGGGATGGCGCCCGGCAAGCTGACCGCGGCGGACAGCGCCGACAAATGGCGGAAGTTCGAGGCCTCGGGCCTGTCCGGACAGCAGATCGTGCGCCCCGTCGTGATCGCCGACCCCGACGGCACCGTGCGCTCGGCCTACCAGGTGCAGGCCGGTACGGCCGGCGAGGAGCCGGAGCTGTACGACAGCGTCGTCGACGCCCGCACCGGCGAGGTGCTGGCCCGCCGGTCCCTGGTCGAGGACGGCGTCGCGGACGGCCACGACGGCAATCCGCAGTGGAAGGTCTTCCCCTTCTCTCCCCCACTGGACGACTCGTCCACCGACACCCGCGAGACCTGGTGCTGGGTGGCCGCCCCCGGCTGCGACCGCGTGATGAGCGACTCCGCCCCGGGCACTCCGCACCACGCCTGGGACATCGCCTCCGGTGAGGGCGGCGGTACCTACGGCACCTCCTACAAGCTGGGCACCACGCTGGGCTCCAACGCCTTCGCCAGCGACGGTCTGACGGCCACCGGGCGCAACTGGCTCGGCATCGCCCCGGACGTGCGGGCCGACCGGGTCTACGACTACTCCTACACCGACGCCTGGCACGCCAGCGGCTGCGACCCGAAGGTGCTGACCGACCCCGCGAAGCCGGACCGCGACGCGGCGATCGGCAACCTGTTCGCCCAGCACAACGTGATGCACGACTTCTCGTACCAGCTCGGGTTCACCGAGAAGACCTGGAACATGCAGCACGACAACTACGACTTGGGCGGCAAGGGCGGCGACCCGGAGATGGGCGTGGCCCGCTCCGGCGGCAGCAACCCCAGCACCCGCAACAACGCCAATCAGAGCACCGGCGCCGACGGCGGCGTGGCCCTGACCAACATGTACCTGTGGCAGCCGCTGGCCGGCGCCTTCTACGGGCGGTGCGCCGACGGTGACTTCGACGCCTCCGTCATCGGCCACGAGTACACCCACGCCATCACCAACCGCATGATCGGCGGCGGCACCTCCGGCATCTCCGGTACGCACGGCGGCTCGATGGGCGAGTCCTGGAGCGACCTGGTCGCCACCGAGCGGCTGATCGAGACCGGCGCGGTCCCGGACGGGGTGGACCCGTGGGTGGTCGGCCCGTACGTGACGGACAACAACGAGCGCGGCATCCGCAACTTCGCGATCGACCGCAGCCCCCTCAACTACTCCAACTTCGGCTACGACATGGGCGGGGCGGAGGTGCACTCCGACGGCGAGATCTGGAACGCCGTGCAGTACGAGGTGCGTCAGGCGCTCGTCGGGAAGTACGGCGAGCCGTCCCAGAAGGTGCTCGCCTCGTGCGCGGCCGGTAAGACCTCGGTCGACGCCTGCGGTGGCGGCCGGCGCTGGATCCAGCTGATGTTCGACTCGTACCTGCTGATGGGCACGGGCAAGATCACCATGATCGACGCGCGTGACGCGATGCTCGCCGCGGACAAGATCCGTTACCACGGCGCCGACCTCGACGTCATGTGGGCCGCGTTCGCCAAGCGCGGCATGGGCATCGACGCCACCGCCACCTCGACCAGCGACACCCGGCCGCACGCGGACTTCGCCACCCCGACCGGCGCCAACGGCAACATCACCTTCAAGGTCGTCAACGGCGGGGACGAGATCCCCAACGCCCGGATCTACATAGGCCGGTTCAGCGCCCGGACCACGCCGATCGCCGGTACCGCGCCCGACCTCGGCAACAAGGCGCTGTTCACCAAGGGCCACTACGACGCGATCGCGGTCGCCCCGGGCTACGGCCTGACGCGGTTCGACTTCCAGGTCGACGACGCCTCCAAGCAGACCGTCAAGGTGAAGATGCAGCCCAACCTCGCCTCGGCGGCGGCCGGCGCCACCGCGACCGGCGACGGGTACAACGCGGCGAAGCTCATCGACGACGACGAGGGCACCAACTGGGCGTACGTCGGTGACAAGACCGGCACTTCGGTGACCGGCAAGGGCGTCTACGTCCACCTTGCCGTCGACGGCCCGACCAAGGTCCGCCGCATCCAGGTCAGCGCCGTCAACCGGCCGACCGACAGCAAGGACCCGGGCGGCGACACGGGCAGTCAGAGCCGCTTCTCGGCGCTGCGCCAGTTCGAGGTCTCGGCCTGCACCCGCACCGCGACCGTCGACTGCTCCCAGCCCAAGCAGTTCCACGTCGTCTATCTCAGCCCGGCGAACGCCTTCGACGCGCCGAAGCCGCGTCCGGCGGCACCGGACCTGCTCATGCGCAGCTTCGACATCCCGGCGACCACGGCCACCGACCTGCGCATCGAGGCGATCACCAACCAGTGCGTGGGCAACCCCGCCTACGCGGGCAAGCAGGACAAT from Streptomyces sp. 6-11-2 encodes:
- a CDS encoding CHAT domain-containing protein gives rise to the protein MVFAAPGEALARARGLLEARPPPLHGSVAHQVIGIWQRDFGDTRLALRHLRRARDLAARADSAEREADVLATLGVALVHAGRTRQGLVAFERGVARGTGHTRARVLFRRAYVWWVLGRHREALEDVRRAIPVLRQAGDVIWTARALTLRATVHLALGAVERADADFTAAQALWDTTGQEHDKADAVESRGLAAFRQGDIPAALRLLDEAEEQYAKLGTPTFMLDIRRCEVLMAAGLAPEALAGADAAIAELDGIGGQSTRKAELLLAAARAARLADDPHTATARAALAVRLFAGQRRTWWETHARLVLIEARVADGRRSGRLVADAAAVAERLASFGSPAAPEASLLAGRIALALGRPADAESHLAVAARSRCGGPPLARMTGWAAQALRARAAGSRRGVLEACRRGLDVLDDHRMTLGASELRARATAQGAELAALAQESALASGEPRRLLVWSERWRATVLSAPPTRPPADPALLSGLTAFREIAARAQDARQDGHPVPALEREQRRLEREIRSRTLRLRGDAPGGGDRFDPGRLLARLGEARLVELAVLDGRVHVLLCGGGRVRRFEAGRLADAVTEAEHVQAGLRRLAHPGAAARLPLVEAAGRRLEELLLGPAARHLGSGPVVVVPPGSLHRVPWALLPSLRERVLSVSPSASSWLRAHETEPPLGGRRVLVRGPGLATGGAEVPELADRYGTPTVLEEADAHVSRVLRELDGATLAHIAAHGAFRADSPLFSSLTMADGPLIVHDFERLDRSPYRIILSCCDTARFASVGADELLGLVTALLPLGTAGVVACSAPVNDEAVVPLMLALHKGLDAGLSLAEALRDARAALPDDATHQATGWAFAAFGAA
- a CDS encoding M36 family metallopeptidase; translation: MRRTVLAVATACIVAVIQTPSAGADPGPAQPRSSDSGAGTPGAHRHGKADKDLPGAHRAPSSKARGAATKAGARVSWSRYGTPTTVVPEGDGTALAKGLPAKPEQTARAYLKANAGLFGIPADQVDDLKLVSSTPIGKGAAVLLAQEVDGKPFGRDGQVSVGVVDGTVVSVTGALAPVTGAPKAATLSEQDAIKAALADVGMAPGKLTAADSADKWRKFEASGLSGQQIVRPVVIADPDGTVRSAYQVQAGTAGEEPELYDSVVDARTGEVLARRSLVEDGVADGHDGNPQWKVFPFSPPLDDSSTDTRETWCWVAAPGCDRVMSDSAPGTPHHAWDIASGEGGGTYGTSYKLGTTLGSNAFASDGLTATGRNWLGIAPDVRADRVYDYSYTDAWHASGCDPKVLTDPAKPDRDAAIGNLFAQHNVMHDFSYQLGFTEKTWNMQHDNYDLGGKGGDPEMGVARSGGSNPSTRNNANQSTGADGGVALTNMYLWQPLAGAFYGRCADGDFDASVIGHEYTHAITNRMIGGGTSGISGTHGGSMGESWSDLVATERLIETGAVPDGVDPWVVGPYVTDNNERGIRNFAIDRSPLNYSNFGYDMGGAEVHSDGEIWNAVQYEVRQALVGKYGEPSQKVLASCAAGKTSVDACGGGRRWIQLMFDSYLLMGTGKITMIDARDAMLAADKIRYHGADLDVMWAAFAKRGMGIDATATSTSDTRPHADFATPTGANGNITFKVVNGGDEIPNARIYIGRFSARTTPIAGTAPDLGNKALFTKGHYDAIAVAPGYGLTRFDFQVDDASKQTVKVKMQPNLASAAAGATATGDGYNAAKLIDDDEGTNWAYVGDKTGTSVTGKGVYVHLAVDGPTKVRRIQVSAVNRPTDSKDPGGDTGSQSRFSALRQFEVSACTRTATVDCSQPKQFHVVYLSPANAFDAPKPRPAAPDLLMRSFDIPATTATDLRIEAITNQCVGNPAYAGKQDNDPNNVTDCATGSTAAFNVRASEFQVFEK